In Danaus plexippus chromosome 6, MEX_DaPlex, whole genome shotgun sequence, a single window of DNA contains:
- the LOC116778752 gene encoding FERM domain-containing protein 5, whose translation MFKSRGDSNIVYKCTVRLLEDTEILECEFHPSYKGKFLLEHVCQQLNLTETDYFGLRYVDGNGQRHWLHLAKVILKQVKDASPILFSFRVKFYPPNPLLLKEDVTRFQIYLQLKRDLLHGRLYCTANEAAMLGALIIQIELGDYDPNIHVGNYVTEMKILLRQTDAIEARIQELHRESIEGATGGGACTDGGVRGLSTQEAEQTFLRLACTFDTYGVDPHPVKDHRGNQLYLGINHTGILTFQGSRKTHHFKWAEVHKINFEGRMFIVHLNYPEKKHTVGFKCPSGAACRHVWCCAIEQMLFFTLASSSEACVYSGGGLFSWGTKFKYAGRTEREILERDGLLATTRDDQEEGSSVGGKRKASSVPATPSTPMTGDFGYSSLPRSTHSAPLEESAVDGDLCVGGCLLGGPAVDIALTCCDHLRHSDDKPPCPEYSPRDPFEHSSSESAATTHVTYVSQTSHAAEEWRPPALQPPPRPFNLLRAFVPSFLFVCLSLSLAILLLFETDWPLLRPLKRKPELVSLRHHYYAPLKEYLKKKIVELF comes from the exons ATGTTTAAGAGTCGAGGTGATagcaatattgtttataaatgtacTGTGAGACTACTAGAAGATACTGAAATATTAGAATGCGAATTTCac CCATCTTACAAGGGTAAATTCCTGTTAGAACATGTTTGCCAACAATTAAATCTGACTGAAACTGATTACTTCGGCCTCCGATATGTGGATGGAAATGGTCAAAGG CATTGGCTGCATTTAGCCAAAGTTATACTGAAGCAAGTAAAAG ATGCCTCACccatattatttagttttcgGGTAAAGTTTTACCCACCGAACCCTCTACTGCTGAAGGAGGATGTAACGagatttcaaatatatctCCAGTTAAAACGTGACTTACTTCATGGCAGGTTATATTGTACGGCAAACGAAGCTGCTATGCTTGGAGCACTTATAATACAAA TCGAACTTGGCGACTATGATCCGAATATTCACGTTGGTAACtacgtcacggagatgaagataCTGTTACGACAAACCGACGCTATTGAGGCCAGGATACAG GAGCTACATCGTGAGTCTATAGAGGGCGCTACTGGCGGCGGCGCGTGTACAGACGGCGGAGTCCGAGGTCTGTCCACACAGGAGGCCGAGCAGACCTTTCTACGTTTAGCGTGCACCTTCGACACGTACGGAGTAGACCCTCATCCTGTCAAG GACCATCGTGGTAACCAACTGTACTTGGGCATCAACCACACCGGGATCCTGACATTCCAGGGCAGTCGGAAGACACATCACTTCAAGTGGGCCGAAGTCCACAAGATAAACTTCGAGGGTAGAATGTTTATTGTGCACTTAAATTATCCCGag AAGAAGCACACAGTCGGTTTCAAATGTCCAAGCGGAGCCGCGTGCCGGCACGTGTGGTGCTGCGCCATAGAACAAATGCTGTTCTTCAC GCTGGCGTCATCTTCCGAGGCGTGTGTGTACTCCGGCGGCGGTCTGTTCTCGTGGGGAACTAAGTTCAAGTACGCGGGGAGAACTGAGAGGGAAATATTAGAGAGAGACGGACTTCTGGCTACCACTAGAGACGATCAG GAGGAAGGTTCCAGTGTGGGCGGGAAGAGAAAAGCATCGAGTGTTCCAGCGACCCCGTCCACACCGATGACCGGAGACTTTG GTTACTCAAGCCTGCCCAGGTCGACTCACAGTGCTCCCTTAGAAGAAAGTGCAGTGGACGGTGACCTCTGTGTCGGAGGCTGTTTGTTGGGAGGACCCGCTGTGGACATAGCGCTGACCTGCTGCGATCACCTCAGACACAGCGATGATAAACCAC CGTGTCCCGAATACAGCCCGCGCGATCCGTTCGAACACTCGTCGAGTGAGTCAGCGGCGACGACCCACGTGACCTACGTGTCGCAGACCTCTCACGCGGCGGAGGAGTGGCGCCCGCCGGCCCTGCAGCCTCCTCCGCGGCCCTTCAACCTCCTGAGGGCGTTCGTACCTTCCTTCCTATTCGTGTGCCTCTCGCTTTCCCTCGCCATCCTCCTGCTCTTCGAGACCGACTGGCCCCTACTCCGGCCTCTCAAACGCAAACCCGAACTGGTTTCGCTTAGACACCACTACTACGCTCCCCTAAAGGAGTATCTCAAGAAGAAAATCGTCGAGTTATTCTGA